Proteins from a single region of Ischnura elegans chromosome 2, ioIscEleg1.1, whole genome shotgun sequence:
- the LOC124153891 gene encoding protein UXT homolog, producing the protein MDFDRSRKVEEVECFINDVLKEDLRKVYENREKIHGKIRDYVLLKDTVQNIIDGKFPEDGLKTKIDIGCNFYVQGNVTDPSTVFVHIGYGFFLEFPLRDAVPFINKRINYLSDLANKDSKSCATIKAYIKVLQESLPHVQDASEKQRKL; encoded by the exons ATGGATTTTGATCGTTCGAGGAAAGTCGAAGAAGTTGAATGCTTTATCAACGATGTTTTGAAGGAAGACTTGAG GAAAGTGTATGAAAACAGGGAAAAAATCCACGGAAAGATAAGAGATTACGTTTTACTGAAGGACACTGTTCAAAATATTATAGATGGGAAGTTTCCTGAGGATGGACTGAAAACAAAGATTGACATTGGTTGTAATTTCTATGTTCAAGGAAATGT GACTGACCCCTCAACAGTCTTTGTGCATATTGGCTATGgttttttcttggaatttcccTTACGTGATGCTGTACCATTTatcaataaaagaataaattatttatctgaTTTAGCAAATAAAGACTCTAAAAGCTGTGCAACTATAAAGGCATATATTAAAGTTTTGCAAGAAAGTTTACCTCATGTACAAGATGCTAGTGAGAAACAAcggaaattataa